A single window of Pyxicephalus adspersus chromosome 10, UCB_Pads_2.0, whole genome shotgun sequence DNA harbors:
- the LOC140340080 gene encoding transmembrane protein 17A-like isoform X1 — MALLGTVRRQLNSATRNLVFDGRRTIQLAEASEVDIVSSLMLQVSLYFNCIYFPFWWICDVVALQLKYALLPDHYKFILVTLLILMSVIEIIRLFLGYSGNLQEKVPELAGFWLLSILLQLPLLLFLLFDPGTEPLPLERASHGLLVVLLFFQIPVSSFTLRRTTRRLAGRFHQLGNLEEQA; from the exons ATGGCGCTTCTCGGGACTGTGAGGCGTCAACTAAATTCTGCGACGCGCAATTTAGTTTTTGATGGGAGGAGGACCATTCAACTAGCAGAGGCTTCAG AGGTTGATATTGTCTCAAGTCTAATGCTGCAAGTGTCACTGTACtttaactgcatttattttcctttctggtGGATCTGTGATGTTGTAGCATTACAGTTAAAG TATGCACTTCTTCCTGAtcattacaaatttattttggtaACACTTCTCATTCTGATGTCTGTGATTGAAATTATTCGACTTTTTCTTGGATACAGCGGCAACCTGCAAGAAAAG GTTCCAGAACTGGCTGGATTTTGGCTTCTAAGTATCCTTTTACAGCTCCCTCTATTGCTCTTTCTCCTATTTGACCCAGGAACAGAGCCACTGCCTCTGGAGAGGGCATCCCATGGACTTCTGGTAGTGTTGTTGTTCTTTCAGATCCCCGTGTCATCATTCACGCTACGAAGGACTACTAGACGTCTGGCAGGCAGGTTTCATCAACTTGGAAATTTGGAGGAGCAAGCATGA
- the LOC140340080 gene encoding transmembrane protein 17A-like isoform X2, translated as MALLGTVRRQLNSATRNLVFDGRRTIQLAEASEVDIVSSLMLQVSLYFNCIYFPFWWICDVVALQLKYALLPDHYKFILVTLLILMSVIEIIRLFLGYSGNLQEK; from the exons ATGGCGCTTCTCGGGACTGTGAGGCGTCAACTAAATTCTGCGACGCGCAATTTAGTTTTTGATGGGAGGAGGACCATTCAACTAGCAGAGGCTTCAG AGGTTGATATTGTCTCAAGTCTAATGCTGCAAGTGTCACTGTACtttaactgcatttattttcctttctggtGGATCTGTGATGTTGTAGCATTACAGTTAAAG TATGCACTTCTTCCTGAtcattacaaatttattttggtaACACTTCTCATTCTGATGTCTGTGATTGAAATTATTCGACTTTTTCTTGGATACAGCGGCAACCTGCAAGAAAAG tga